From Nitrospinota bacterium:
CCCTCGAGCAGCTCTAAAAACGCCCCGCCGCCGGTGGAGATAAAGCTCATCCTGTTCGCCAGGCCAGCTTCGTTCACCGCCGTCACAGAATCGCCCCCGCCCACCACCGTAAGGGCGCCAGACTCCGCCATGGCCCGCGCCATAGCCATTGTCCCTTCGGAAAACGCCTTGTTCTCGAACACTCCCATCGGCCCGTTCCATATGATCGTCCTGGCCGGCTTTAACGCCTCGGCGAAAAGCAATATCGTCGCCGGGCCTATGTCCGGCGCCACTTTGTCCGCCGAAAGCTCCTGCGCGGTCACAACATCTTCTTTCGCGCTGTCTTTGATTGTTGAACCTGTGACAAAGTCCACCGGCAGGTAGAACTTCACCCCCTTTTGCTTGGCCTTCATCATCACCTCGGTCACCTTGTCCACCATGTCCGCTTCAAGGATGTTCTTTCCCACTTCCCGGCCAAGCGCCTTGAGAAAAGTGAACGCCATCCCGCCGCCGATGATCATGATGTCGCACTTTTCCAGCAGGTTCTCTATCACAGGCAGCTTGGTGGAGGCCTTTGCGCCCCCCAACACCACCGCTAACGGCCTTTCGGGGTGCGTCATGGACTTGTTGAAATAATCTATCTCCTTTTTCATCAGGAAACCGGCAACGGAAGTCTTTACGAACCTGGTTATCCCCTCCGTGGAGCAGTGGGCGCGGTGGGCCGTGCCGAAAGCGTCGTTGACATATACGTCCGCCAGCGCCGCCAGTTTTTTGCTGAATCCCTCGTCGTTCTTTTTCTCTTCCTTGTAATAGCGCACGTTCTCAAGAAGCAGCACATCGCCGCCTTTAAGCGCCGCCACCGCCGATTCGGCCTTCTCCCCCACGCAGTCCTCGGCGAACGCCACGGATTTTCCGAGAAGCTTTTGGAATGTGTCCAGCGTTTGGCGCAGGGTGAACTCCGGAGTCACCCCCTTCGGGCGCCCAAGGTGGGACGCCACAATCACCCTCGCCCCCTTGTCCGCGGCG
This genomic window contains:
- a CDS encoding phosphoglycerate kinase translates to MDKLSIEDVELKGRKVFIRVDFNVPVENGKVTDDTRIREAVSTIKYAADKGARVIVASHLGRPKGVTPEFTLRQTLDTFQKLLGKSVAFAEDCVGEKAESAVAALKGGDVLLLENVRYYKEEKKNDEGFSKKLAALADVYVNDAFGTAHRAHCSTEGITRFVKTSVAGFLMKKEIDYFNKSMTHPERPLAVVLGGAKASTKLPVIENLLEKCDIMIIGGGMAFTFLKALGREVGKNILEADMVDKVTEVMMKAKQKGVKFYLPVDFVTGSTIKDSAKEDVVTAQELSADKVAPDIGPATILLFAEALKPARTIIWNGPMGVFENKAFSEGTMAMARAMAESGALTVVGGGDSVTAVNEAGLANRMSFISTGGGAFLELLEGKTLPGIAALNDRKK